The following coding sequences lie in one Neosynechococcus sphagnicola sy1 genomic window:
- a CDS encoding DUF445 domain-containing protein has product MDLFTLWRLVAPPLVGGIIGYFTNDIAIRMLFRPYTAVYLWGRKLPFTPGLIPGNQERLAKRISDTIMGSLLTPEELHNLARRLLATERVQAAILWLLRLGLEQIRSEKSEKTAKLLSEILRDLVGQSLPRLLQILARREDFLEAQLNQVFDQVLLELRLTPLQAGQLSEWLLQAVLPPDVVRLAMVDFLTDRNIQVIDEGFRERSSGTYWVIANLFGLRNTLLRLRSFCLDEKEITNARLQELTLSLQIRDRLQRWLPRLSLQNLPISTVRQLRKTWRDSVRQYLQDEGSHLLQGLRDSVDWEHVSRLILNRLRSSEMLTTSLEVASQELALILERYLEKDLESLMEQVIPILNLDQVIIDRVQATSPADLEAGIQGIVKSELQAIVNLGGLLGLIIGLLQTLSLLIGN; this is encoded by the coding sequence TTGGATCTGTTTACACTTTGGCGGTTGGTGGCTCCTCCCTTGGTCGGAGGCATCATCGGCTATTTCACCAACGACATTGCGATTCGGATGTTATTCCGTCCCTACACAGCGGTCTACCTCTGGGGGCGGAAACTGCCGTTTACACCGGGCTTGATTCCAGGGAATCAGGAGCGATTAGCAAAGCGGATCTCCGACACCATCATGGGTTCCCTGCTAACCCCGGAAGAACTGCACAACCTTGCCCGTCGCCTGCTGGCAACCGAGCGGGTACAGGCAGCCATCCTCTGGCTGTTGCGTTTAGGGTTAGAGCAAATCCGTTCAGAGAAATCCGAGAAAACCGCCAAACTCCTCTCTGAAATCCTACGGGATTTGGTCGGTCAGTCCTTGCCCCGGTTATTGCAAATCCTGGCACGGCGCGAAGATTTTTTAGAAGCGCAGCTCAACCAGGTGTTTGATCAAGTACTGCTGGAACTAAGATTAACGCCCCTCCAGGCGGGGCAACTCTCGGAGTGGCTGCTGCAAGCGGTGCTGCCCCCGGATGTGGTGCGGCTGGCGATGGTCGATTTTTTGACCGATCGCAATATTCAGGTGATTGACGAAGGGTTTCGGGAACGATCCAGCGGCACCTATTGGGTGATTGCCAACCTGTTTGGGCTGCGGAATACCCTCCTGCGTCTCCGCAGCTTTTGTTTGGATGAAAAAGAGATCACCAATGCCCGACTGCAAGAACTAACCCTGTCGCTGCAAATCCGCGATCGCCTGCAACGATGGCTACCGCGCTTGTCGCTGCAAAACCTACCCATCTCCACCGTGCGACAACTCCGCAAAACCTGGCGGGATAGCGTGCGTCAATATCTGCAAGACGAAGGATCACACCTGCTGCAAGGACTCCGGGACTCCGTAGATTGGGAGCATGTTTCGAGGTTAATTCTCAATCGGCTGCGATCGTCGGAAATGCTAACCACGTCTCTAGAAGTGGCGAGTCAAGAATTGGCCTTAATTCTAGAGCGCTACCTGGAAAAAGATCTAGAGTCCCTGATGGAGCAGGTCATCCCGATTTTGAATTTAGATCAGGTGATCATTGACCGCGTCCAAGCCACCTCCCCCGCCGACCTAGAAGCCGGGATTCAGGGCATTGTCAAAAGTGAATTACAGGCGATCGTCAATCTCGGGGGTCTCCTCGGTCTGATCATCGGCCTGCTGCAAACCCTATCGCTGCTAATTGGCAATTGA
- a CDS encoding PstS family phosphate ABC transporter substrate-binding protein, whose amino-acid sequence MSQKNETPTLILSFLITAGLLLGGFWWLNRSTGLGFGWLKNVGNPVSTASNSPASGAVAATFAEVPKVPTGLLNYGGSTTWAPIRRDVDPIIQTVLPEFRLRYTNPVTGAPGSGSGIRMLLDNQLAFSQSSRPLKATEYEEAKQRGFTLKEIPVALDGIAIAVHPNLTLSGLTLPQLRDIYLSKITNWQQVGGPDLKITPYSRRIEDGGTIEFFAENVLGKAPFGSTVEFIPTTTQALRKVAKNFGGIYYASAPEVVGQCEIKSLPLGRKPNEYIPPYQEPYIPSSECSVNRRNQLNATAFQSGDYPITRRLFVIVKQNGDIDQQAGETYANLLLTNQGQDLIEKAGFVRIR is encoded by the coding sequence ATGTCCCAGAAAAACGAGACTCCGACGCTAATTTTGTCGTTTCTGATCACGGCTGGGCTGCTGCTGGGTGGATTCTGGTGGCTCAACCGCAGCACCGGTTTGGGGTTTGGGTGGCTGAAGAATGTGGGTAATCCGGTCAGCACTGCTTCTAATTCCCCGGCTTCAGGGGCAGTTGCAGCGACTTTTGCTGAGGTTCCCAAGGTCCCCACTGGGTTGCTGAACTATGGCGGTAGTACGACCTGGGCACCGATTCGGCGAGATGTGGACCCTATCATCCAGACAGTTTTGCCAGAGTTTCGGTTGCGCTATACCAATCCGGTAACGGGTGCCCCTGGTTCAGGGAGTGGAATTCGCATGTTGCTAGATAACCAACTGGCTTTTTCCCAATCCTCCCGGCCCTTAAAAGCAACGGAATATGAGGAAGCAAAGCAACGGGGATTTACCCTGAAGGAAATTCCAGTGGCGCTTGATGGGATTGCGATCGCAGTGCATCCCAATCTAACCCTGAGCGGACTCACCCTCCCCCAATTAAGAGACATTTATCTGAGTAAAATTACCAACTGGCAGCAGGTTGGAGGCCCAGATCTCAAAATTACCCCCTACTCTCGTCGAATTGAGGACGGTGGCACGATTGAATTCTTTGCTGAAAATGTCCTGGGAAAAGCACCCTTTGGTTCCACCGTTGAATTCATTCCAACCACCACCCAAGCCCTGAGAAAAGTTGCTAAAAACTTCGGGGGGATTTACTATGCCTCGGCTCCAGAAGTCGTGGGTCAATGTGAAATTAAGTCCCTTCCCCTAGGGCGCAAACCCAATGAATATATCCCTCCCTACCAGGAACCCTACATTCCATCTTCTGAGTGCAGTGTGAATCGGCGCAATCAACTCAATGCAACTGCGTTTCAAAGTGGGGATTACCCGATTACCCGACGGTTATTTGTGATCGTCAAGCAAAATGGGGACATTGATCAGCAGGCCGGGGAGACTTATGCCAACTTGCTGTTGACCAATCAGGGACAAGATCTGATTGAAAAGGCTGGATTCGTCAGAATTCGATAG
- a CDS encoding Tab2/Atab2 family RNA-binding protein has product MGIVWELDFYSRPIVDEQQKKIWELLVCQSPQDTSTDMASLFRYTQFCPSTQVNSIWLRTALESALAEATQPPDRIRFFRQPMANMITKACSELDIAAQPSRRTFALNHWLQQRLLEVYPTDPGYQPGTSPTISSPVLPPQALPEALVGQSWAFVNLTCDELSQMSTWAVDFGDAFPPQMLGLSPDVLIPGVVIFSPRALPMAGWMSGLDLVFLKLQAQPIPSLGKLPSQLILETGIRDRWVLASFTDVPTLKEARAFEAAKQEAHQVHFLAVQSHPQAETFAGFWLLQEVNLA; this is encoded by the coding sequence ATGGGTATTGTTTGGGAGCTTGATTTCTATTCTCGTCCGATTGTAGATGAGCAACAGAAGAAAATCTGGGAACTGCTGGTGTGCCAAAGTCCTCAAGACACCAGTACGGACATGGCTTCCCTGTTTCGCTATACCCAGTTTTGTCCCAGCACCCAGGTAAATTCCATCTGGTTACGCACCGCTTTAGAATCTGCTTTAGCTGAGGCAACCCAACCACCTGATCGGATTCGCTTTTTCCGGCAACCCATGGCGAATATGATCACCAAGGCTTGCTCAGAACTCGACATTGCAGCCCAACCCAGCCGCCGGACGTTTGCCCTTAACCATTGGCTTCAGCAACGCCTTTTGGAGGTTTATCCCACCGATCCTGGCTACCAACCAGGAACTTCCCCCACCATTAGCTCCCCGGTACTCCCTCCCCAAGCACTGCCAGAGGCACTCGTTGGCCAGTCTTGGGCCTTTGTGAACCTGACCTGTGACGAATTGAGTCAGATGTCTACTTGGGCAGTGGACTTTGGCGACGCCTTTCCGCCCCAGATGCTGGGACTTTCCCCTGACGTGCTGATACCGGGGGTGGTGATTTTTTCACCTCGGGCGTTGCCCATGGCGGGTTGGATGTCCGGGCTTGATCTGGTGTTTTTGAAACTGCAAGCGCAACCTATACCGTCCCTCGGGAAATTACCCTCGCAGTTGATTTTAGAAACGGGCATCCGCGATCGCTGGGTGTTAGCGAGTTTTACCGATGTGCCAACCCTGAAAGAAGCCAGAGCCTTTGAAGCTGCTAAACAAGAAGCCCATCAAGTGCATTTCTTGGCAGTACAATCTCACCCCCAGGCAGAAACTTTCGCAGGATTTTGGTTATTGCAGGAGGTCAATCTAGCGTAA
- a CDS encoding TldD/PmbA family protein, with protein MGFEDRQQDALAKQLLALASRSGAEAAEVFQSQSSSRPVSFEANRLKQLESMQSEGTALRLWKQGRPGLAVAYGLVEPQVLVDRAISLSHLNEPETIELGSANKRFYPDIGEAVPVEQLVEWGREAIALVRAEFPDILCTGEWECEAETTRLINSQGLDSGYTDITLSCYLTADWIRGDDFLSVSDGQAQRGSLNPQVLAQQIVQRLQWATVNAHPPTGRVPVLFTSKAADMLWGTVQAALNGKQVIEKASPWSDLRGEQVTAAAITLSQHPQAGPFSCPFDDEGTPTAALVFIEQGILQSFYTDRTTGRILVQESTGNGFRPSLGSYPTPGLFNCLIQPGTGNLTDLMATLEDGLVVDQMLGSGSGISGDFSINVDLGYRVKKGQIVGRVKDTMVAGNVYTALKHLVQLGGDADWNGSCYTPSLIVEGLSTTARQLN; from the coding sequence ATGGGGTTTGAAGATCGCCAACAGGATGCCCTGGCAAAGCAACTGCTTGCCCTAGCTTCCCGATCCGGAGCCGAGGCCGCTGAGGTCTTCCAGTCACAGTCTTCGTCTCGCCCCGTATCGTTTGAGGCCAATCGCCTCAAGCAGTTGGAAAGCATGCAATCAGAAGGCACAGCCCTGCGACTGTGGAAACAAGGTCGTCCTGGACTTGCGGTTGCCTATGGTCTTGTCGAACCCCAGGTTTTGGTGGATCGAGCGATCTCTCTCAGCCACTTAAATGAACCAGAGACCATTGAGCTTGGGAGTGCAAACAAACGCTTCTATCCCGATATTGGGGAAGCGGTGCCTGTGGAACAGCTGGTGGAGTGGGGCCGGGAGGCGATCGCCCTCGTGCGGGCAGAATTCCCCGATATTCTCTGTACCGGGGAGTGGGAATGTGAAGCCGAAACTACCCGTTTAATCAACTCCCAAGGACTGGACAGTGGTTATACGGACATTACCCTCAGCTGTTACCTAACCGCAGACTGGATTCGGGGGGATGACTTTCTCAGTGTCTCCGATGGGCAGGCGCAACGAGGTAGCTTGAATCCCCAAGTCCTGGCGCAGCAGATTGTTCAACGCTTGCAGTGGGCGACGGTGAATGCCCATCCCCCCACCGGGCGAGTACCCGTGTTATTTACTTCCAAGGCAGCGGATATGCTCTGGGGAACCGTCCAAGCCGCCTTGAATGGAAAACAGGTGATTGAAAAAGCCTCACCCTGGAGCGATCTCCGAGGGGAACAAGTCACAGCCGCTGCAATCACCCTCTCTCAACACCCCCAGGCAGGGCCATTTAGTTGCCCCTTTGACGACGAAGGTACCCCAACCGCTGCCCTCGTCTTTATTGAGCAGGGGATTCTACAGAGCTTCTACACGGACCGCACCACGGGACGGATTTTGGTGCAGGAGAGCACAGGGAATGGCTTTCGCCCAAGCTTGGGGAGCTACCCGACCCCAGGGCTTTTTAACTGTCTGATTCAGCCAGGTACGGGGAATCTCACCGATCTGATGGCCACCCTAGAAGATGGTCTAGTGGTGGATCAAATGTTGGGGAGTGGCTCTGGAATTTCAGGAGATTTCTCCATCAATGTGGATCTAGGGTATCGGGTTAAAAAAGGCCAGATCGTAGGCCGGGTCAAGGATACGATGGTAGCAGGAAATGTCTACACAGCCCTGAAGCATCTTGTGCAGTTGGGAGGGGATGCCGACTGGAATGGATCTTGCTATACGCCTTCCTTAATCGTGGAAGGCCTGTCTACCACAGCTCGGCAATTGAACTAG
- a CDS encoding class I SAM-dependent methyltransferase, protein MSTETIESSPLRLHIGGWEVHPNWKILDVEARPEVDFVCDASCLSQFADQSVDAIYSSHTLEHFYYGINNELAQTLKEWYRVLKVGGELYVSVPDLHSLCWLFLEPTATAQHRFDIMRIIYGGQLNPYDIHKVGFDIDILTYYLKNAGFREYMRVSEFDLFNDASTLKIKDKLISLNVIALK, encoded by the coding sequence ATGAGTACCGAGACCATCGAATCCTCACCTCTGAGGTTACATATTGGAGGCTGGGAAGTTCACCCAAACTGGAAAATTTTGGATGTGGAAGCACGCCCGGAAGTTGATTTTGTCTGTGATGCAAGTTGCTTAAGTCAATTTGCAGATCAGTCAGTGGATGCCATCTATTCGAGTCATACCCTTGAGCATTTCTACTATGGAATTAATAATGAACTAGCCCAAACCCTCAAAGAATGGTATCGGGTGCTGAAGGTTGGTGGTGAACTCTACGTGAGTGTTCCTGATTTACATTCCTTATGTTGGCTCTTCCTGGAGCCAACTGCCACGGCTCAACATCGATTTGATATTATGCGTATTATCTATGGGGGACAATTAAATCCCTATGATATTCACAAGGTAGGGTTTGATATTGATATATTGACCTACTATTTAAAAAATGCTGGTTTTCGCGAATATATGAGGGTATCAGAATTTGATTTATTTAATGATGCCAGTACCCTAAAGATCAAGGATAAGCTGATTAGCTTGAATGTCATTGCACTGAAGTAG